In Alteromonas sp. V450, the following proteins share a genomic window:
- a CDS encoding transposase — MKHYPEEHKKAVVRKLIESGLSLRQFAKLEGMNLSTLYSWRDKYLKVGPSLKDSINADSWSPEQNSQLC; from the coding sequence ATGAAGCATTACCCAGAAGAGCATAAAAAAGCAGTTGTTAGAAAGCTGATAGAAAGTGGCTTATCATTACGTCAATTCGCAAAGCTAGAAGGTATGAATTTATCTACTTTGTATTCTTGGCGTGATAAGTATTTAAAGGTAGGCCCTAGTTTGAAAGATAGCATTAACGCAGATAGTTGGTCCCCAGAACAAAATTCTCAATTGTGCTAG
- a CDS encoding BON domain-containing protein, translating to MKRSLISMIVATTLTTAAYAGDMDTDSTDNKWEKGAKDAWIDGKAEATLLFNGNLDSFDINTDVKDGNVVLTGKVENTVDKKLAEELVANIDGVMSVDNKLTVVADDDMDGDMSDDIESSVDEGTSELTDAKIATVIKTRLLMDTDISGFDIDVDVENGVVMLTGEVDSDAERDLAVEIAKNASDVKDVESNLRVVTETAMN from the coding sequence ATGAAACGTTCACTTATTTCTATGATTGTTGCTACCACGTTGACTACAGCTGCATACGCAGGTGATATGGACACTGACAGCACAGATAATAAATGGGAGAAAGGTGCCAAGGACGCATGGATTGACGGTAAAGCCGAAGCAACATTGCTATTTAATGGCAACCTTGATTCATTCGACATTAATACTGACGTGAAAGACGGAAACGTTGTTCTTACGGGCAAGGTAGAGAACACCGTAGATAAAAAATTAGCAGAAGAGCTAGTCGCAAATATCGACGGCGTAATGTCTGTTGACAACAAATTGACTGTTGTTGCTGATGACGACATGGATGGCGACATGTCAGATGACATAGAGAGTTCGGTTGACGAGGGTACCAGCGAGCTGACGGATGCCAAAATTGCCACCGTTATTAAAACACGTCTTTTGATGGACACTGATATTTCAGGTTTTGATATTGATGTTGACGTAGAAAACGGTGTAGTGATGCTAACGGGTGAGGTAGACTCTGATGCGGAGCGCGATTTGGCTGTAGAAATTGCAAAGAATGCGTCTGACGTAAAAGACGTTGAAAGTAATCTCCGCGTAGTTACTGAAACTGCAATGAACTAA
- a CDS encoding endonuclease/exonuclease/phosphatase family protein, giving the protein MDSALTVASVLFIALSWAPLLPSSHWLVRVWEFPRLQIAVVIALLLAGYVFKATYYTPLTGFTIAIVAGLIVSLIYQVIWIIPYTPLYKREVKRVGVENATKTLSVLSSNVYMPNNDFRKLIEHVRNKQPDFLVTLESNEKWQKGISEIESQYPYRKYCPLENLYGMHLYSRIPLKEVMLRFLIEDDVPSMKVKINRHGQDVTLYFLHPKPPSPTENTYAKPRDVELTLVGHEIAKTKGPIIVAGDLNDVAWSPTTRKFKKISGLLDPREGRGFFNTFHAKYPLVKWPLDHVFHSKHFALVNIEKLESVGSDHYPLYTELALIENDA; this is encoded by the coding sequence ATGGACTCTGCACTCACTGTCGCTTCAGTTTTATTTATAGCCCTAAGTTGGGCGCCACTACTCCCCTCTTCTCATTGGCTGGTAAGAGTTTGGGAATTTCCACGTCTACAAATAGCCGTCGTTATTGCGCTATTACTTGCAGGGTATGTTTTTAAAGCCACCTATTACACACCATTAACTGGCTTCACAATTGCTATCGTCGCAGGATTAATAGTAAGCCTGATATACCAAGTCATTTGGATAATTCCTTACACGCCTTTATATAAACGCGAAGTAAAGCGCGTTGGCGTTGAAAATGCTACAAAAACACTCAGTGTACTTTCTAGCAATGTGTATATGCCTAATAATGACTTTCGCAAACTCATTGAGCATGTAAGAAATAAACAGCCTGATTTTCTGGTGACGTTGGAATCTAATGAAAAGTGGCAAAAAGGAATAAGTGAAATAGAGTCACAATACCCATATCGCAAATATTGCCCGTTAGAAAACCTTTATGGCATGCATCTTTACAGTAGAATTCCACTCAAAGAGGTCATGCTGCGATTCTTAATTGAAGACGACGTTCCATCTATGAAAGTGAAGATAAATCGTCACGGGCAAGATGTAACGCTATATTTTCTGCATCCGAAGCCTCCAAGCCCCACAGAAAACACTTATGCTAAGCCAAGAGATGTAGAGCTTACATTAGTGGGACATGAAATTGCGAAAACTAAAGGACCTATCATCGTAGCGGGTGATTTAAATGATGTGGCGTGGTCACCAACCACACGAAAATTTAAAAAGATAAGCGGACTGTTAGATCCACGAGAGGGACGCGGTTTTTTTAATACATTCCATGCTAAATACCCACTTGTGAAGTGGCCTTTAGATCACGTGTTTCATTCGAAACATTTTGCATTGGTGAACATAGAAAAATTAGAGAGTGTTGGCTCAGACCACTACCCGCTATACACAGAACTGGCACTAATTGAGAACGATGCATAG
- a CDS encoding glycosyltransferase family 2 protein, with protein MRSPISAVTIVKSRTEKLSNLIAQLEQCFPTPDELVIVWMAPPSDLSLVRSDKFDIVHKFVTQDALPIAKARNKGMLAAKHASLVYLNVDAVVAPSLFKDGLLALCDNTVVFTSVVFLPNDRCGKPYRQISKDEKAIGYLASNDDTLPEDDNNEIPSRDQEINHGKFSNDSICSTVFFIRKADFQKTGGFDENYAGFGLNDEDFFTHCRSLGFSLEQLPTRTFAPHRPNYQCPINHLLDFVHNAQRFHSKWGFYPCTNVLNAYADEGFINADYEQNGIKVKQLPHQQDEDLSSTMVEKSLVKSEHNTISFTSFRSPDKESGLLSTTA; from the coding sequence ATGCGTTCACCAATTAGTGCCGTCACTATTGTAAAAAGCCGGACGGAGAAGCTCAGCAATTTGATTGCTCAACTCGAACAATGCTTTCCAACGCCTGACGAGCTGGTAATAGTGTGGATGGCACCACCTTCTGATTTATCTCTCGTCCGCAGCGACAAATTTGACATCGTTCATAAATTTGTAACGCAAGACGCGCTTCCCATTGCAAAAGCGCGCAATAAAGGAATGTTAGCAGCTAAGCACGCAAGCTTAGTTTACCTAAACGTAGATGCAGTTGTTGCACCATCACTTTTTAAAGATGGTTTGTTAGCGCTTTGCGACAACACTGTTGTATTCACGTCAGTCGTTTTTTTACCCAACGACCGATGCGGTAAACCTTATCGGCAAATTTCAAAAGACGAAAAGGCAATTGGTTACTTAGCAAGTAATGACGATACGTTACCCGAAGACGACAACAACGAAATACCTTCAAGAGATCAGGAAATCAACCATGGAAAGTTTAGTAACGATAGTATTTGTTCTACAGTGTTTTTTATTCGTAAGGCAGACTTTCAGAAAACCGGCGGCTTCGATGAAAACTACGCGGGTTTCGGACTAAACGACGAGGATTTCTTTACTCACTGCCGATCGTTGGGATTTTCACTAGAGCAATTACCAACGCGCACATTTGCGCCACATCGCCCCAACTATCAATGCCCGATAAATCACCTTTTGGACTTTGTTCACAATGCGCAGCGCTTTCATTCGAAATGGGGTTTCTACCCGTGCACGAATGTACTGAATGCCTACGCGGACGAGGGCTTTATTAACGCTGATTACGAGCAAAACGGTATTAAAGTTAAGCAACTACCACATCAACAAGATGAAGACTTATCATCGACTATGGTTGAGAAATCATTGGTGAAAAGCGAACATAATACTATTTCATTCACCTCTTTTCGTTCCCCAGATAAAGAGTCGGGCCTCTTGAGCACCACAGCATAA
- a CDS encoding alkaline phosphatase PhoX, whose translation MKSETLRGIKYSAIALAVTLGMTACSLEGDDGEDGVQGPVGEQGPAGEPGPVGDTAGTLTRIATVPLGAEVTGIFLTDEGDLFFNVQHPSGTNAATTAVNAMPINTGTVGVLAGANFNNLPVTLPNSPVPSSEEEKQLVTSAIGQYQVLGQTGDTFGTKLPEGLGHIYTLDGEELVLENDMPDFNGFLSTAEGEGYLFSNWEELPGGMSRMKVEKDDFGMWEVTEAMMLDFSPVWGTAANCFGSMSPWGTPLTSEEWVVDSAVNTTTSPNWNNPEAVSTNARLGRMWQMTAPDAPNPYNYGYIAEVTEPLADEPVIVKHFTMGRYEHENSTVMPDGKTVYLSQDDTGGVLFKFVADTAEDLSAGTLYGAKLTQDAGQNDPATTGFAVEWVELASGDNLTIRAWIDEYNGIGTDDYVDGQSSYITMADVQAWVDGDATYPTVEEGGSSVTAGQPMDNRVAFLESRAAARLKGATAEWRKLEGISINQKRAKEAVEGVDTIEGEVVENAYLYIGIADIDNTMTDGEGDMQLSTRVKDCGGVYRAKLEEGYNISRIEPVVMGGTYRSSLTGAERCDVEQLSQPDNVVVMNDGRILIGEDGFQENNTLWMYEPADK comes from the coding sequence ATGAAAAGCGAAACTCTTCGTGGAATTAAGTATTCAGCGATAGCATTGGCTGTAACACTAGGGATGACTGCCTGTTCACTAGAAGGTGACGACGGCGAAGACGGTGTTCAAGGGCCAGTAGGCGAACAAGGGCCAGCGGGAGAACCTGGGCCTGTGGGTGATACGGCCGGCACGTTAACACGTATTGCTACAGTTCCACTAGGTGCGGAAGTAACCGGTATATTCTTAACTGACGAGGGCGATTTGTTCTTCAACGTACAGCACCCGTCTGGCACAAATGCTGCCACAACAGCAGTTAATGCAATGCCAATCAACACTGGCACGGTGGGTGTACTTGCAGGCGCTAATTTCAACAATCTTCCTGTTACATTACCTAACTCTCCGGTACCAAGCTCTGAGGAAGAAAAACAGTTAGTTACTTCTGCAATCGGTCAATACCAAGTACTAGGACAAACGGGTGATACCTTCGGTACGAAATTACCTGAGGGCCTAGGCCATATCTACACGCTTGATGGTGAAGAGCTAGTTCTTGAAAATGACATGCCAGATTTTAACGGTTTCCTCTCTACCGCAGAAGGCGAAGGTTATCTTTTCTCGAACTGGGAAGAGCTGCCTGGCGGCATGAGCCGCATGAAAGTAGAAAAAGACGACTTCGGCATGTGGGAAGTCACAGAAGCTATGATGCTAGATTTCTCGCCTGTGTGGGGAACAGCGGCAAACTGCTTTGGTTCAATGTCACCGTGGGGTACTCCGCTTACTTCTGAAGAGTGGGTGGTTGACTCGGCCGTAAATACGACTACATCACCTAACTGGAATAACCCGGAAGCTGTATCTACAAATGCGCGCTTAGGGCGTATGTGGCAGATGACCGCACCAGACGCGCCAAACCCTTATAATTATGGCTACATTGCAGAAGTGACAGAGCCGTTGGCCGATGAGCCGGTGATTGTTAAGCATTTCACGATGGGCCGTTACGAGCATGAAAACTCAACGGTTATGCCTGACGGAAAAACGGTTTATCTTTCGCAAGATGATACAGGTGGCGTGCTGTTTAAGTTTGTTGCAGACACAGCAGAAGATTTATCGGCAGGTACTCTTTACGGAGCCAAGCTTACCCAAGATGCAGGTCAAAACGACCCCGCCACCACTGGTTTTGCAGTTGAATGGGTTGAGTTAGCCAGCGGCGACAACTTGACCATTCGCGCTTGGATCGATGAATACAATGGTATTGGTACAGACGACTACGTAGATGGGCAAAGTTCTTACATCACGATGGCCGATGTTCAAGCATGGGTCGATGGTGATGCGACATACCCAACGGTAGAGGAAGGTGGCTCCAGCGTAACAGCAGGACAGCCAATGGATAACCGTGTGGCGTTTCTTGAAAGTCGTGCAGCGGCCCGTTTAAAAGGAGCAACTGCTGAGTGGAGAAAGCTAGAAGGTATTTCTATTAACCAGAAGCGCGCGAAAGAAGCTGTGGAAGGTGTTGATACGATCGAAGGTGAAGTAGTTGAAAATGCATACCTGTATATCGGCATTGCTGATATCGATAACACAATGACGGATGGCGAGGGCGATATGCAGCTGTCAACACGTGTTAAAGACTGTGGTGGTGTATACCGTGCCAAGCTGGAAGAAGGCTACAACATTTCGCGCATTGAGCCTGTGGTGATGGGCGGCACGTATCGTTCAAGCCTAACTGGTGCTGAGCGTTGTGATGTTGAGCAGCTGTCGCAACCAGATAACGTTGTGGTGATGAATGACGGCCGTATTCTTATTGGTGAAGACGGTTTCCAAGAAAACAATACGCTGTGGATGTATGAGCCAGCGGATAAGTAA
- a CDS encoding DUF4861 family protein: MKKFSKIGLILVPFLASCSQGDISSAFSVKVKNSADGGTGEQVFEISLPPQYTGWKLKKYPSEWIENGEGQAVLLGAASIAPGESMSLELVPPEQVINSNVKDRAHAELSVRTGGEWQDAAYHAEGFSFEEITSFTSPPQLTDHSYFLRYEGPGWESDQIGYRLYLDWRNAIDVFVKANDSVVLPEVGQDGYESYHNLSSWGGDALKVGKSLGVGALGRLIEKETQDSSTQTVMHFQHVENTQYQLVSNSQLRAEFEVDYEGWSSSDVKADSIDVTTHYRIDAFDPTTHISVSVSEPSDNIVAGLVAHDGMQVIKAERGEWGVIATWGAQSILADNDNLGLALVYRLDQVEKIFEGEHDHLALFKPLTALDYKILAVWPKRSSDIQTTKQFEDYLVNKLKAYNQPLTVVD; the protein is encoded by the coding sequence GTGAAAAAATTTAGTAAGATAGGTCTAATTTTGGTGCCGTTTTTAGCAAGTTGCTCACAAGGGGATATAAGTTCGGCTTTTTCTGTTAAGGTGAAAAATTCGGCAGACGGTGGCACTGGTGAGCAAGTTTTCGAAATATCTTTGCCGCCACAATATACAGGTTGGAAGTTAAAGAAATACCCATCAGAGTGGATTGAAAATGGCGAAGGGCAAGCGGTGTTATTAGGTGCCGCATCCATTGCGCCAGGTGAAAGCATGTCACTAGAACTTGTTCCTCCGGAGCAAGTAATAAATTCTAACGTTAAAGATAGAGCGCACGCAGAACTTTCGGTAAGAACAGGAGGTGAGTGGCAAGACGCAGCATATCACGCCGAGGGTTTTTCTTTTGAAGAAATTACCTCATTCACATCGCCTCCACAATTGACCGATCATTCTTACTTTTTGCGTTATGAAGGACCAGGCTGGGAGTCTGATCAAATAGGGTATCGCCTTTATCTTGACTGGCGTAACGCTATTGATGTCTTTGTTAAAGCGAACGACAGTGTAGTATTACCTGAGGTGGGGCAAGACGGCTACGAAAGCTATCACAATTTATCTTCGTGGGGAGGAGATGCGCTTAAAGTTGGTAAATCGTTGGGCGTGGGTGCGCTAGGTCGATTAATAGAAAAGGAAACCCAAGACTCCTCAACGCAGACAGTCATGCATTTTCAGCATGTAGAGAATACGCAATACCAATTAGTATCGAATTCTCAGTTGCGGGCTGAGTTCGAGGTTGACTACGAAGGGTGGTCATCGTCTGATGTGAAAGCGGACAGCATCGACGTTACCACGCACTATCGAATAGATGCGTTCGACCCCACAACCCACATCAGTGTTTCTGTATCAGAGCCTTCGGATAATATTGTCGCAGGTCTAGTGGCGCATGATGGAATGCAGGTGATTAAAGCTGAACGCGGAGAGTGGGGCGTGATTGCTACTTGGGGAGCTCAAAGTATCTTGGCAGATAATGACAACCTAGGATTGGCTCTTGTTTACCGGTTAGATCAGGTCGAAAAGATTTTTGAGGGTGAACATGACCACCTTGCATTATTTAAACCTTTAACCGCGTTAGACTATAAAATTCTCGCGGTTTGGCCGAAGCGCAGCAGCGATATACAAACTACAAAACAGTTCGAAGATTATCTGGTTAATAAGTTAAAGGCGTATAATCAACCGCTTACTGTTGTCGATTAA
- a CDS encoding SDR family oxidoreductase: MVNFSLEGKTALVTGASRGIGQALALALATSGAFVICASSRPGGCDETLRKIQSEGGQGMALDADLANADAAVKLAQDALGIKGHIDILLNNGGTIFRAPATDFPFDNWKNVLAVNIDSAFLLSQSIGKTMVERGQGKIINIASMLSYTGGITVPAYTASKHAIAGLTKALANEWGQYNVQVNAIAPGYIKTDNTQALQDDETRSAEICARIPANRWGESDDLAGAAVFLASAASNYVNGHILAVDGGFLAR; the protein is encoded by the coding sequence ATGGTTAACTTTAGCCTAGAAGGTAAAACCGCATTAGTGACCGGAGCAAGCAGAGGTATAGGCCAAGCGCTAGCTTTAGCACTTGCCACTTCTGGCGCCTTTGTCATCTGCGCCAGTTCTCGACCAGGTGGATGTGACGAGACACTACGTAAAATTCAAAGTGAAGGTGGTCAAGGGATGGCTTTAGACGCCGACCTCGCCAATGCCGACGCGGCAGTTAAACTAGCCCAAGATGCGCTAGGCATTAAAGGGCACATCGACATCCTGCTAAATAATGGCGGCACTATTTTTAGAGCACCTGCTACCGACTTTCCTTTTGACAACTGGAAAAATGTGCTTGCGGTCAACATCGATTCAGCTTTCCTACTCAGCCAATCTATTGGCAAAACGATGGTAGAACGTGGGCAAGGCAAAATCATCAATATTGCATCAATGTTAAGTTATACAGGTGGCATCACCGTTCCTGCCTACACAGCGAGTAAACACGCCATTGCCGGCCTTACGAAAGCGCTCGCAAACGAATGGGGGCAATACAATGTGCAGGTGAACGCAATTGCGCCAGGTTACATCAAAACCGATAACACCCAAGCACTGCAAGATGATGAAACGCGCAGTGCTGAAATTTGTGCCCGCATTCCCGCTAATCGCTGGGGGGAAAGTGATGATTTAGCCGGTGCGGCGGTATTTCTTGCAAGCGCAGCGAGCAATTACGTAAACGGCCATATCCTTGCTGTCGACGGCGGCTTTTTAGCACGCTAA
- the kduI gene encoding 5-dehydro-4-deoxy-D-glucuronate isomerase produces the protein MNEKIDTRYAIGRKEANAYNTQELRDAFLVDTLMTEGKVVWIYTHYERFMLGSAVPTAHALTLETIEDQLKMPFFTARREVGVINIGGPGTITVSGTTYHLDNEEALYIGQGNEDVIFESDNASNPAKYYLNSAPAHHAYPCKKIGSADANVLHLGSQETSNQRDIKQLLINTVVDTCQLQMGLTRLHTGSVWNTMPAHQHDRRNEVYFYFDMDSESRVCHFMGEPHETRHIFVANEEAVVSPPWSIHCGVGTGSYAFIWGMAGENLDYDDMDKFPPSELR, from the coding sequence ATGAACGAAAAAATAGACACACGATACGCCATCGGCCGTAAAGAGGCCAATGCTTACAACACGCAAGAACTGCGCGACGCCTTTTTGGTCGACACCCTTATGACAGAGGGTAAAGTCGTATGGATATACACCCATTACGAACGTTTTATGCTTGGAAGCGCCGTACCTACTGCACATGCATTGACACTAGAAACCATTGAAGATCAGTTAAAAATGCCTTTCTTTACCGCCCGTCGCGAAGTGGGTGTGATAAACATCGGCGGTCCAGGCACCATTACCGTTTCAGGCACGACTTACCATTTAGATAACGAAGAAGCCCTATACATCGGCCAAGGCAATGAAGACGTCATTTTTGAGTCAGACAACGCCTCTAACCCCGCCAAATACTACTTAAATTCAGCGCCGGCACATCACGCCTATCCCTGCAAAAAAATAGGTAGTGCCGACGCAAACGTACTCCATTTAGGTAGCCAAGAAACATCAAACCAGCGCGATATTAAACAGTTGCTTATCAATACTGTTGTTGATACTTGTCAGCTTCAAATGGGATTAACGCGTCTACATACCGGTTCAGTCTGGAACACCATGCCAGCTCATCAACATGACCGACGCAATGAAGTGTACTTTTACTTTGATATGGACAGCGAAAGCCGCGTGTGTCACTTCATGGGCGAACCTCATGAAACTCGCCATATTTTTGTAGCGAATGAAGAAGCCGTGGTATCGCCACCTTGGTCAATTCACTGTGGTGTCGGTACAGGAAGCTATGCATTTATCTGGGGCATGGCGGGTGAGAATTTAGATTACGATGATATGGATAAGTTTCCGCCGTCAGAGTTGCGCTAA
- a CDS encoding TRAP transporter substrate-binding protein: MLRYIKLTLSATAMLLASACSQNELQGEITVLRLGHTLDTQHSVHKAMEYLGERLDYYSDGTMSVVIYPSSQLGTEREMVELLQIGSLAMTKVSASPLEGFAPEMKIFSIPYIFRDNEHFWRVLNSDLGDELLSGVEDFRLKGLGYYDAGSRSFYTNDKPIETPSDLNGLKIRVLNSPTAVATVRALGGAATPVSWGELYTALQQGVVDGAENNPPSYYLSRHYEIARYYSLDEHTSVPDVMLASLPVWESLNEQQQSWLTKAMKDSVEYQRELWKTSTQASLEKVKAEGVTVITPDKAPFVEAVKPFHKSFEGTPIGDLITQIKAM; the protein is encoded by the coding sequence ATGTTGCGGTATATAAAACTCACACTTTCTGCTACAGCCATGTTGCTTGCATCGGCGTGCTCTCAAAATGAATTGCAAGGGGAAATCACCGTATTGCGCTTAGGGCATACGCTGGATACGCAACACTCAGTACATAAAGCAATGGAATATCTTGGAGAGCGCTTAGATTACTATTCTGACGGTACAATGAGCGTGGTTATTTACCCGAGCAGCCAGCTCGGAACCGAAAGAGAGATGGTAGAACTGCTGCAGATTGGCTCACTCGCTATGACGAAGGTGTCCGCAAGCCCGCTAGAGGGGTTTGCTCCCGAGATGAAGATTTTTAGCATTCCCTATATCTTCCGCGATAACGAGCACTTCTGGCGTGTATTAAACAGCGATTTAGGCGATGAGTTGCTATCTGGTGTTGAAGACTTCCGACTTAAAGGTCTCGGCTATTACGATGCGGGAAGCCGTAGTTTTTACACCAACGACAAACCAATAGAAACACCAAGCGATCTGAACGGGCTCAAAATTCGCGTGTTGAACAGCCCTACTGCGGTTGCAACCGTTCGCGCACTTGGGGGAGCCGCAACCCCCGTTTCTTGGGGAGAGCTATACACGGCACTTCAGCAAGGCGTTGTGGATGGTGCTGAGAATAACCCGCCTAGCTACTACCTTTCACGTCATTATGAAATTGCCCGTTATTACAGCCTTGACGAGCATACTAGTGTTCCAGATGTCATGCTGGCATCGCTTCCGGTATGGGAAAGTTTGAATGAACAGCAGCAATCGTGGTTAACCAAAGCAATGAAAGACTCTGTTGAATACCAACGCGAACTTTGGAAAACATCTACGCAAGCCTCTTTAGAAAAGGTAAAAGCTGAAGGCGTCACGGTTATTACGCCTGACAAAGCGCCTTTCGTTGAAGCGGTAAAGCCTTTCCATAAGAGCTTTGAAGGCACGCCAATTGGCGACTTAATTACGCAAATAAAAGCGATGTAA
- a CDS encoding TRAP transporter small permease — MTIIRLIDKALAGTLIIAMVSILLTVIWQVVSRYVLKDPASITEELSRFILIWIGILGAAYAYRQNAHLGFNLIVERQSRKVKRLLLTCVEIIVIIFCVLVMVYGGAELVSLTLELEQISAALGVKMGFIYSVLPLSGSLIIAYALVNITALWRNNNKESA, encoded by the coding sequence ATGACAATAATACGCCTCATCGATAAAGCCTTAGCCGGCACCCTTATTATTGCCATGGTAAGTATTTTACTTACCGTAATTTGGCAAGTGGTCTCGCGTTATGTTCTTAAAGATCCAGCATCAATCACCGAAGAGTTGTCTAGATTCATACTTATTTGGATTGGCATCTTAGGTGCGGCCTATGCGTATCGTCAAAATGCGCATTTAGGCTTCAACTTAATTGTTGAGCGTCAGTCTCGTAAAGTGAAACGCCTTTTGCTCACCTGCGTTGAAATTATCGTCATTATTTTTTGTGTTTTAGTGATGGTATATGGTGGCGCCGAACTGGTTTCTCTTACATTAGAGCTAGAACAAATTTCCGCAGCGCTAGGTGTTAAAATGGGCTTTATCTACAGCGTGCTTCCTCTATCTGGAAGCCTTATCATTGCCTATGCACTGGTAAACATTACTGCGTTGTGGCGAAACAATAATAAGGAGTCAGCGTAA
- a CDS encoding TRAP transporter large permease, whose protein sequence is MELTGIILVVAFFVLLLLNVPISISIGVATLLAMVMSMDIAPATITIAQRMAGGLNSFALLAIPFFVLSGLIMGRGGIAKRLIECAMALIGALPGGLALVNVVSCMLFGAISGSAVATTSAIGSFMLPEMKKAGYEPNFSAAVTAAASTTGMLIPPSNILIVYAIASGGVSIAALFMAGYIPGIMVGLALMLVCFIYAKMKGYPLSPRLPIKIVVEKTIAALPSLFLIFLVIGGIVGGVFTATEAGAIAVVYSLLLAVVFYKEVDAKALPDIFLKAAETTAIVMLLIAASTAMSWLLSFENIPQTLSNALLSISDNPLLILLLINLLLIVVGAFLDMTPAVLIFTPIFLPVALELGMSELQFGIMLVLNLSIGLCSPPVGAVLFITCAIAKTKLENIIRPLIPLYVAMFVVLMLVTYVAWFSEALPRALGF, encoded by the coding sequence ATGGAACTGACCGGTATTATCTTAGTCGTTGCCTTTTTCGTACTCCTTCTTTTAAATGTGCCAATTTCAATCAGCATTGGTGTAGCCACGCTGCTTGCTATGGTAATGAGCATGGACATTGCACCGGCTACCATTACTATTGCCCAGCGTATGGCAGGTGGCCTTAATAGCTTTGCGCTGCTGGCAATTCCATTTTTTGTTTTATCTGGCCTTATCATGGGACGTGGCGGGATAGCCAAACGATTAATAGAGTGCGCAATGGCGCTTATTGGCGCCCTGCCAGGCGGTCTAGCCTTAGTTAATGTTGTTTCCTGTATGCTTTTCGGTGCAATCTCGGGGTCTGCGGTAGCAACCACATCTGCTATTGGCAGCTTCATGTTACCCGAAATGAAAAAAGCCGGCTACGAGCCGAATTTTAGCGCCGCGGTCACTGCCGCTGCATCAACTACGGGTATGTTAATTCCACCAAGTAATATCTTAATTGTATACGCAATCGCTAGCGGTGGCGTATCCATCGCCGCCCTCTTTATGGCTGGCTATATTCCAGGCATTATGGTGGGTCTAGCGCTCATGCTGGTGTGCTTTATCTACGCAAAAATGAAGGGATACCCGCTATCGCCGCGACTGCCTATTAAAATAGTTGTCGAAAAAACTATCGCAGCACTCCCTTCCCTATTCCTCATATTCTTAGTGATTGGCGGCATTGTGGGCGGCGTTTTTACCGCTACCGAAGCTGGTGCCATTGCGGTGGTTTACTCATTGCTGTTAGCTGTGGTGTTTTATAAAGAAGTGGATGCGAAAGCCCTACCTGATATTTTCTTGAAGGCGGCAGAAACGACGGCAATTGTAATGCTGCTTATCGCAGCCTCAACGGCGATGTCTTGGCTACTGTCGTTCGAGAACATTCCGCAAACCTTAAGTAACGCACTATTGTCGATAAGCGATAACCCATTACTAATTCTTCTCTTAATCAACCTATTACTTATCGTAGTTGGTGCATTCTTAGATATGACGCCTGCTGTACTTATTTTTACGCCCATATTTTTGCCGGTGGCCTTAGAACTTGGAATGAGCGAACTGCAATTCGGCATCATGCTCGTGCTCAACCTGTCTATTGGTTTGTGCTCACCGCCCGTTGGCGCAGTACTTTTCATAACCTGCGCCATTGCCAAAACCAAACTTGAGAATATTATTCGACCGCTAATACCTTTATATGTGGCTATGTTTGTTGTTCTTATGCTGGTCACGTATGTCGCTTGGTTCAGCGAAGCGCTGCCACGTGCACTTGGATTTTAA